In Coffea arabica cultivar ET-39 chromosome 9e, Coffea Arabica ET-39 HiFi, whole genome shotgun sequence, the genomic window AATATTACTAATGGTTATCAAATGGAATGCATGAAGCATTGCAGATAAGTAGACAATGGTTCGTGAACTTCATGCTTTGACATTTCGATTgcaacaataggggagtattacttttctttatcttgattttcctgtttaaacattgaggacaatgtgcatgttaagtgtggggggaagaattgagattatatacattgtatgtgattgacttgttggttgcaaatattggacttgtgtttaaattcaaaattttttcaaaatcttgtccaaatttgtgaatttgccccaaaaagtttcaactttttttaaattttatcaaaAGGGGTAACAAAtttcataccattagtagttcaaattccttctacatttgagataaatatatgtgatttggaaactttttttctcatttaatttggaaataactattatgtgattataatttatgCATTTACAGGAAAGTATATCTTATAtataaagtggagaaaattatacctatttttttgcatatttaatgaaatttcttttctttatttgattttatgagttaaatgataaatatggtcaataaatgcaatactcttctcatgattattcttttgagaaaattattattatttttgttgttacaaaaaaaaaagtggaaagaaaaaaagagaaaaaatgaaaaaaaaaagaagaaaaaagaaaataagatttgttctattccaatgattcttgtacttagtaaccgggagtcttcatctataAATATGAAGTGTTGAATAACCggtgattttcatctaaaaatatcgattctcgcgtcaaaagcaTTCTTACGTTTGAAGTAATATTTAGAtatgttatatgaataaatatctttttaaGTAGAATAAAAGGATGATAATGAGTTTAGGACGCATTATTATTGATCATATGAGCTGCTTGCTTGTGAAATTAAGTAAGGATGAGAAATTGAATTAAACTTGTTATAATTATGGtttaattggctctcctttacttggtattatgagtacttgagttTAATTGAATGATTGCATAATAGTTGTTTACCTTGTTTTTAGAAAATGAAGTGGAATAGtacacatatatttattttcaaaaattgaatcattattggtttgtattttttattgcttgtggacaagcaatggttcaagtgtgagggtatttgataagagtatattttacgtatttttagtgtgctttattggttagttttggtgtgttttatttaattttataaataattaactaagataaattgaaaagataaaaaatgatGTAAATTAAATCTAATAAATAACAATGTtattaaaattgaaaagataaaaaatgatGTACATTAATGATAATGTATCGTTTTGTTCTAACCGTGATTTCTTGACTTATTTTGACTGATTTTAGCACATGTTCACTAACTTGTATGGCTCGAATCACTAATATTGTTAGCAAATTAATGAAATAAAGGATGATACAAATTAATGACAATGTATTATTTTGTTTTGCAAATCTCTTGGCTCGTTTTGACCACTTTCAACATATTGTCATTGATTTGTAGATCCTTTATTCTGTTAATTTTGCTAATATTGTCATTGATTAGGCTTAAATGGAACACATTAGAGAGTTTAGGTGTAAagtatttaaaattaaaatttataatgCAAAATGAAAAAGTGGTACAAGTTCGGGGATGTAAAGTGGAGTTAGTCCTAGTAACTAACTATGCATAGGAAATGTGCCCGTTGAGTGAAAATATCGtaaaacataattaaaaattCCTTAAAAGACTTTGTCCAATCGAACAAAATCATTGgagaaaatatcatgcaaaaagttGAACGACACGAAAGGGAATGCTCTCACAAAAACCACGAGGGATTAAAAACACCCGTGAAAGAGGTTGAAAGAGGAACACAACACACAAAGGGACACGAAAGCATTGAAAATTTATTAAGAAATTGAAACCTCTGAACCATGGTACAGCAAACAATCGAGTTTAGAAGAGTTAGTGTATATCGATAAAATGGTATTCAAATATACTTGTTTTTAAAGGTATAGAGCGAATTgagaaccaaaaaagaaaaaataaactattaaacaaagtacagaaaaccatccatccatGGAATAATAAACACAACAAATGAACTAGCGGGCTCAATACCTATTCAAATATTTAACTTGTATGTTCAATAAAATCCTCTTACTGACATGGTTATGGTCGGGAGCTAAAGCATTATTAGTGGATGTATCAATATTTAGGTCTGCAAAGAAATCATCTCTAACTGCATCAAGGTCCTCAAAACATGCCCACGTTGAGTTCAGTTTACAGCTTTTGAATTGTAAAGGCAAGAACAGCGCCAGCCTCACGATTTCACACTGCTAAACAAAAGTAATTTCAAGTTGATATCGCATGTGGTTCGGATATGAATTAGTCAAGAACGAAAATCTAATCCTCATTTTCTATTCAAAAGTTTCTAAACCTTTCACCATCTGCCGGAATAGAAAATGTTCACCTTGCACCTGATACAATAGTATATTCTCTGAGAATAATTTACTATATATCAACTTGTATGATCCTTGAATGCTTCAACATAGTATATATCTTAAGCATTGAACTTGACGAGAAGACATTAAACGCTAAACTAAGATTTATCTTTTgagaaataaatgaaagttAAATTATCAACAGTCGCAAGGTTATATATAGATTATTAAACCAACTACGAATATTTTTCCCCGTAACTAAAGACTACAGATCAGTTTGGTGGAGTAAACATCCTAGTTTATGCAGATATATAAGAGTACTATATATGAATGTACCTTTCTATTCTGATTAGTAAAACTCTTTTTTTTAGCCCCAGTGGTATCATGAACTTATTGACAATAAGAAATCCTTCTCATGTCACTGTTATGCTTTTGTCTTCTTGATCAATTTCCAATTGCAAGTTGATATAGTGACGAGCTGCTGCAACTCCATTAAACGATGCATGGTCAACCAGTTGTATTAAAGGCAAACTAATACGTTTTAGGAATTGATTATTTGGTTAGTTAACTCAATATGGAATTATAGTATTGAAAATTGGCTCATCTATATCCATAGGCCAGCTAATTATGTTAAgtaactttttgttttgtatcAATGTTAATTAACCAAAATTCTGAAGTACTGATTTAGCAACATAGGTTCTCCCTTTCGACACCAGCCCTTCCACATCTTTTTGCCTCGTTTTCAGCTTTGTGGTCGAATAACAGTTATCTactataagtcaaaaaaaattactaattgtttaagagtaaatcttatatatatatatatacactatcactatttgattcatgacatatgtgcaaaagttgaatttcaaatttaaattttacataattgttattcatccaacgctgatagtgtatgcactgtcagtgtaggaatgGTTAATTCATTGTTAAATTCTCTGAAATAACTTTTCATGATTCTTAATAACTTTTATCTAGAAGACGTTTTAACAGTGACACTTTCGCGATAtttgacaaaagaaaaaggataaagGCAATATATGCAAAATACTGAGTATGTGCATTTTATATTTGGCCCTAAACAGTTTGAGTGGGTTCGGTTCATATACTACCACTAGTAAGGGCATgctaaagttttaaatttcaaagTCACTAGAGAAATTCTTGCTATGTTCTTATTGAATATATTAAAAggagtgaaatttttttttctattttcaacTTTTACTACTAATAAAGCACATTAGAGTTTTCGGTTAATTGATTTCTTTTGTAATGTTAAATAAATATACTATCAAAGTTTGTATTTGAACAATAATAGAAGGGAAAAAATGTCATTACAATCAGTCTTGTGGATGGAGTTAACTATTCTAATGTTTGACCAGTTCACATGTAGGGAGTGAAGTGCTTATTTTTAAAGTTGATGTGATAAAAGGTGACTACCTTCAAAACTTAGGGGGCAAAGTATTATTAACCTTTCTTGCTACGTAAGGGTGGCGAAGCACAACAGTCATGAAATtacgaggaaaagaaaagaaatgtaccgttcctttcaaaatttgaatgtcCCAATCACAGCAGAACTATTAGGCAGTTGCTGATGTTTATGTAAAATTAAACTGTATATATAAAGGGAAATGTTATTTGTACTCATTTTTTGGTTAATAACACTctcactattatttttatcatatgatttttatttattagaccATATAATAATACAAATGGTGGGAGTGTAATTAACAAAAAATGGAGTATAAATAACATTTTCCTATACAAATACTGGTTGAAAATTCTTGACATTGACTTAATCATGCTTCCTACTTAGTCATGGCCAACCGTTAACATACATGTTTTTGTTAATTTGGGAGAAGACTTTCAGCCCAAGTTTTTATCTCTTGGTGAACTTTGAATTGGCCAATTCCATGGACGTATGTTATGGAAAAATGAAGTTCCATATGAGAATAAAAATAGTAAATCGAGGGCATACTGCCGATTCTTACCCTTTAAATATAATGATGGAATAGGCAAAGTTCATCATCACGAGTTGCAatttcaacaaaagattcatGGAGAAATATTTGGCTGTTTTATGCTTTCTTTTCATTAGTCTTCATATGAAAGCCTTATgtgaagaacggcaggtgaagTCTTCACTTCATATCTCCTGAATTATCAACTTATTGATTGGCTCTCTCTGTAGTTTAATTAATCACTCCATTATTGCAATTCTTGCAGGTGTATATAGTGTACCTTGGAGAGCACAGTGGGAACAGAAACTTTGAAGAAATAGAGGAACACCATCGCTCATTTCTACGTTCTGTTAAGGGTTCAAAACAAGAAGCTGAGACATGTCTTATTCATAGCTACAGACACATAATCAATGGCTTCTCGGCATTCCTTACACCACAAGAAGCCTCCACGGTATCAGGTTAGtagggaaattaaaaaaaaagggaaaaaaagaagaaaagggtgTCCAAAACCAATATAGGGCCTCGTAATCAGGGAAAAGAGGAAAACTGTTAGCCACAATAATCAGGGAAAGCTACCTAAAGGGCCATAACTCTTCACATAACTCACCATGGGCGATTGAACTATTTTTTCCCTGTGTCCCATGCTGAACTTTTCCAGCAATATAGTAGtaatcatttcttttaatttcagcAGACACCAACCAGCACACATTTAAGAATCACTAGTGGGTTGTGtgcatattttagaaaaaaataataaaaaagatatAGAATAAAGAGATTTTTGAGAGGTGATGCAATGTACATTAATGGATTAGTTAATCAGTTAATGAGGGAGTGCAGTGATAGTTATGTATGAGTGGGAGGTTTTTCAAATAAGATGGGTATAGATAATAGTAAATGTTGGAAGGGTATTTTTGCAAAGGTAAATGTTAACACTCTCTATTAACACCAAACCCCTGCTAGTGAAATGCTGGTTAACCTCCTATTGATTTTAACCGCCAAATTAGAGCGAGTGACCAAACACATTATTCTAAATTTTGATGGTGTGATTTGAGAATATATGTACAGGGAAACAAACTAATAATCCCCTCAGGTTTTGCATATTAGTACATCACTCTCttaacatttcaaaatatactcATAATTCAAGAGAAGTTTCTTATAAAGTGAAAAACCGATTGAAAACATAGTCAATTATGAAGATGGGCTCAGTTATGCTCCAAAACGCATTTGATGAAATTATAATATCCACTTAAATTTCCTATAATTTTGCATGTATCAACATAATCTTCCATGATTTTATGCTAAGTGGTTAGATCCTCTTTCCATTTAGTAGTTAAGAAAGAGTATTATTGgtatttaaattaaaaaattataacgGCTTCTATCCATCAGAATTccactttacataaaatcacAGGAGTCACCTTGATATTTTGAAATATCATAATACATGAAATCATAGGAGTTTCTAGCATTTACCCTAAATGAGTACAATTTAGTTGCGAAAAGTGAACTATGCGGATAGTTCGAGGGCCATCACAAGTTATCACCATAGTTGATGGCGTATAGGCTGTATCAGCAAGTGTCCTTGGATAAGACATTTCAGCGTCTTATCATTTTGGGTTTGAATTCTACCCAGAGGCGGATTTAGACTGGGGCACTGGGGCACATGCTCCCATTGACCCTTAAAAATAGTGCAACTGCCCTTGTAGTTTCTATTATATTGTATTTTTGTACCCACTTAGTTATTAAGAAATGAAAATTCATGTATTCTGGTTTTGTAGTTCAATGGAAATAGAGTGTAAAAATCCAAAATCCTCTTGTTTCAATTATTTAGCTCCCTTGTAACTTGTTGTAGTTTATTTCTTATAAGCCAAAAAGGTTTTGTTGGACTCATTCAATAAAACAAATCTTAAATTTCTTATAAATAGGTGTGTTATTTATAAAAGTTAATCAATAATTGTGATACTTAGTTTATGAAACTTATGTGCACAAAAAAAAGTAAGTACTATCTATTTTCTCACTAACTCTTCTTCCCCTCTGATCAATTCCTTCACTTCGCCGCCTTCTTGTGGAGTTGTAAACAAAAAGGttataaaacataaaattttgaaaatttatctTGACCAATTGTGAAAGGTTATACtatgtaatttttgaaacaaaatgaatattatattagTGAATCCCATTATGTAATTTTTTGTAACATTATTCATTCaatagttttattttcttttaaaatagttatatcattttcatttattaCATGAATATTGTTGTTATGTCTTtatttttaggggcaaaaaAAGTAAATATATTCTATATTATCTTTGCTCCCAGTAAAAGTTATTTCTGGCTCCGCAACTGATTCTACCAttcataaaacaaaaaatatggTACTATATCCTAGACATCTAATGTTTAGGAGTATTTTAATGCCAATAGCTAAACATTCTGTTGCCAAATGGTCTTGTACCGTGCTTATGGAAAACAACCTACTCTTGTcttggcagaaatggatggagTGATTTCGGTTTTCCGTAGCCAAACAAGAAGATTGCGGCTACAAACTACAAGATCGTGGGattttaccaatttacttgaaGCAAATGGTGACTTAAGTCGTGTGAATGGAGAAAAATTACTTCAGAGAGCTAGCTATGGCAAAGATGTTATCGTTGGAGTCTTTGACAGCGGTAACTTTACCTAATAATTTTGGTGAATTCTAGTGTCAGTATACGTgcatacacacatacatatgaAACCGATTCAGTTTTCAGTATtaagttcaaaatttgaatttttctattttcaactTGCACGCAAACACAATGATTTTGGCTAAcatgaataataaaaaaaatgttttttgaCAAAGATACGTCGACGGGGTCAACATTACAAGAgaaagcaagagaaaaaaaaaggtgatagCGTGCATGCTAATTTAACAGGAATGGTTGATTGTGGAACATATTTGACTTAGCACATCACATTTTTGGAATTGGTTGTGCATAAAATAGGATTGTTTTATCTATCTATACTTAATTTTGACCAGGTATATGGCCAGAGTCTCGAAGTTTTAACGATGAAGGGATGGAACCTGTTCCAAAATCTTGGAAAGGTACTTGTCAACAAGGGATTGCCTTTAACTCTTCCCATTGCAATAGGTGAGATCCCCTTTTCTTCATTCAATTCAATGGTTCCTTTCCATGATTAAATCATGCGAAAGAAGGCAGGCTAGGAGTTAATACATTATTAGAAGGGCTAAACGCACTAAACCCCCTAAAGTTTGGCGCCATTTGCACTTTCACCTGTAACATTATTTTTGTTACATTCCCCCCTTTGACCAACACtttcgcaaaaaaaaaaaaaaactaatgattttaaaataataattagtaGAAACAATACTTGAAAATAagatctcattttttgtttttggagaaTGTCCTTAAAAGTAAATTCTAACCAATTAAAAAAGTCACATGCCTTTCGAATCTATTTTagagtttaaaataaaatcatttcatgtacaaaaaataaaaaaatattattaaaataataataccaTGTAATTTTAACAATACAAAAATTTTCTATCAAAAGTTTCAAATATTCATGACATGCATATGAGAGCTATTTTATCACATTGGTATCTCACCTCCGCTTGTTAATGTTACTCTGAGGAGGAATATTTTTAACAATAACAAAGGTTTTGAATTTAGTTACGACggtgaatttttttgttttccaataAAAGTGGAATATATTTGGAACTTAGTTCTTGattttctcaaaagaaaaaCTTGCACTGCTAAATATGGTGATATGAGAAGCTTggacaagaaaaagaagaatggagAAAAATGGAGATGAGGGTAAATTTGAAACATGGTAATAGCTGATATGGCTAAACAGAAGGGGTAAAGTGCAGCAAAAATAATTGAGAAAGTACAAGGGACATCAAATGTTAGGAGCCTTAGTGTCTTTAACCCTTGCAGAAATTCAATCATATTCATGAACACTTGTGTGAAGTATCTCGTAAAAGAAGATATCTAGGCTCCTTTAACATTGTTTTTTGAGCAAAAGGATCCCTAGGGCATTAATTTACTCTTCACAATTTGTGTTTCCTCACTACAATTCAGTGAGAGAAACATGAAAGAATATTAATTAAAAATGAATACCTTCAGTGCATTGGCTAATCACATCAGTTAATTTCTAGggacttcatttttttccttttgcaaGATGAGTTTTTGCTTGATTTTCTGGTGACTTCAAATTTTTGATTGAGATGTGATCATTGCCAATTAATAGATGGTTCCTTTTATTCCTTTATTTTTTATGGTTGGGTGGGGGATTGGGTGGAATTGTTCTAATATTGCCTGATGAAGAGATGAAATaatcttgcaaaaaaaaaaaaattcattacatgTTGTAGGAAAATAATTGGGGCTCGATACTACCTAAAGCATTATGAGGCTGAACATggccctgttaaggaaaaaatGGAATTCCGTTCACCTAGAGACAAAAATGGTCATGGAACTCATACAGCATCAACTATCGGAGGACGAAGAGTTCCTAATGCTTCTTCCTTGGGTGGATTCGCCAATGGTACTGCCTCTGGTGGCGCTCCTCTTGTTCGCCTAGCCATCTACAAAGTCTGTTGGCAACCTGATCCTCTAGATGAACCAGTATGCCCAGACGGTGATACGCTTGCTGCCTTCGACGATGCCATCAAGGATGGTGTTCATGTTATTAGCCTCTCCATTGGTAGCTACACTAGCTCTCCGTATGCTGAAGATGGCACTGCAATTGGATCATTGCATGCCCTGAAGAGAGATATCATCGTGGTATGTAGTGCTGGTAATTCAGGGCCAACTCCATCATCTGTGTCAAATGTAGCTCCATGGCTCATCTCCGTTGGTGCTAGTAGCATTGATCGAATATTTCAATCAACAATTGTGCTGGGAAATGGCCTGATTGTTCAGGTACTAAAAGATAATCCAACAATCTTAAGATTAAACATTAAGATTGCAAATGAACACTTAGATCTTTACCTTTCCTCAAAATATGATTTTGCCACACACAGAGAACACTTACTGTATATGTTAACAAAAGGATCACTAACTGTAAAAGAAATGGTGACAAGTGTACTATATCGTTTGCTATATAGTACTTGCCATTCATTACTTTTGCCAAAAAACTTTTCTTTAATCAGAAGAGTCATTGTCCATCAATTGCAACATGCATGgtaatttatttttgtttatatgATACTAAAAGTTGTTTTTAATCTTGACAACAGGGGCGTACAGTAACGCCATTTAGGAAGACCAAGAAGTATCCTTTGGTGTATGCCGTTGATGTGGAAATCCCAGGCAAAACCACCAATCTGACTACCGGGTTTGCATTTTCACCCTTTCTTCAGtttctttactctttttttttt contains:
- the LOC113710134 gene encoding subtilisin-like protease SBT5.6, with translation MEKYLAVLCFLFISLHMKALCEERQVYIVYLGEHSGNRNFEEIEEHHRSFLRSVKGSKQEAETCLIHSYRHIINGFSAFLTPQEASTVSEMDGVISVFRSQTRRLRLQTTRSWDFTNLLEANGDLSRVNGEKLLQRASYGKDVIVGVFDSGIWPESRSFNDEGMEPVPKSWKGTCQQGIAFNSSHCNRKIIGARYYLKHYEAEHGPVKEKMEFRSPRDKNGHGTHTASTIGGRRVPNASSLGGFANGTASGGAPLVRLAIYKVCWQPDPLDEPVCPDGDTLAAFDDAIKDGVHVISLSIGSYTSSPYAEDGTAIGSLHALKRDIIVVCSAGNSGPTPSSVSNVAPWLISVGASSIDRIFQSTIVLGNGLIVQGRTVTPFRKTKKYPLVYAVDVEIPGKTTNLTTGRCFPGTLSKKLVKGKVVFCWVGFISQALEVRRAGGVAAIFGNPYGGKGVDETPFLLPGTTVLQNDRATIVSYILNNENPTATLFPGRTIIGTGPAPFMAPFTALGPNGIEPNILKPDITAPGLNILAAWTEASPPTQLLQDHRVVKYNIASGTSMSCPHVSAVAALLKAIHPDWSSAAIRSSLMTTARRVNNVQIPITDAVGNIATPFHYGAGHFQPSKAADPGLVYDASYTDYLLFLCSSGTAFLDPSFKCPKHVPPPSDLNYPSLAIAKLNGTMTVSRTVTNVGTGNSSYTVSIVSPPGYTVEILPTKLYFSKIGEKQSFGITVKVAASIKETKFEFGRYAWSDGAGHVVRSPIVVSAA